From the bacterium genome, one window contains:
- a CDS encoding cupin domain-containing protein produces the protein MKHTPINLHEKLTAVTEQWSPRVVAELNDYQVKLAKLEGEFVWHCHEDTDELFYVLEGELEIRMRDGSVKLGEGEIYVVPKGVEHCPVAMQECAVLLIEPRGVRNTGDAGGALTAENDIWV, from the coding sequence ATGAAGCACACTCCCATCAATCTCCACGAAAAGCTTACCGCGGTTACAGAGCAGTGGTCGCCACGCGTCGTAGCGGAGCTCAACGATTACCAGGTGAAGCTTGCAAAACTGGAAGGGGAGTTCGTCTGGCATTGTCATGAGGATACGGATGAACTGTTTTATGTGCTGGAGGGAGAGCTGGAAATTCGCATGCGCGATGGGAGCGTGAAACTTGGGGAAGGGGAAATCTACGTGGTGCCGAAGGGAGTGGAACACTGTCCGGTCGCCATGCAGGAGTGCGCTGTGCTGCTGATAGAACCGCGTGGTGTGCGCAATACCGGGGATGCAGGGGGCGCGCTGACAGCCGAAAATGATATCTGGGTTTAG
- a CDS encoding methyltransferase domain-containing protein, producing the protein MLDVGSPLYKPGFPRSNRYDESWMMDNHMGPNPVWLMEWLADGMELREGMRVLDLGCGKAASSIFLTKEYGVQVWAGDLWIGPDHNWRRAKEAGVESQVFPQRMEAHALPFAQGFFDAIVSVDAYQYFGTDEMYLGYLSRFLRPAGQLGIVAVGLAREIETVPPALIEPQSNGKVFWEDSCWCFKPPAFWERSWGRSDKVRNLRVDMLEDGWRHWRDFERALETVGKTIFPSDAEAIDRDAGETLAFVRMLAERTDVEAINYYDPTLGALVGVDT; encoded by the coding sequence ATGCTCGATGTTGGCAGCCCGCTTTACAAACCTGGATTCCCACGTTCGAACCGCTATGATGAATCATGGATGATGGATAATCATATGGGACCGAATCCCGTATGGCTTATGGAATGGCTTGCCGATGGCATGGAGTTGCGTGAGGGGATGCGCGTGCTGGACCTTGGATGTGGAAAGGCGGCGAGCAGCATTTTTCTCACAAAGGAATATGGTGTGCAGGTGTGGGCGGGAGATCTGTGGATCGGACCGGATCACAACTGGCGTCGCGCGAAAGAGGCGGGTGTGGAGTCGCAGGTGTTCCCCCAGCGTATGGAAGCGCATGCGCTGCCCTTTGCGCAGGGCTTCTTCGATGCCATCGTGTCAGTCGATGCGTATCAGTACTTCGGAACGGATGAGATGTATCTCGGCTACCTCTCAAGGTTTCTTCGTCCCGCGGGACAGCTGGGTATCGTCGCCGTCGGACTCGCGCGTGAAATCGAGACTGTGCCGCCTGCTCTGATCGAACCACAGTCCAATGGAAAAGTGTTCTGGGAAGATTCCTGCTGGTGTTTCAAGCCGCCGGCGTTCTGGGAGCGGAGCTGGGGCCGCAGCGACAAGGTGCGCAACCTGCGCGTCGATATGCTGGAGGATGGCTGGCGGCACTGGCGCGATTTCGAGCGGGCACTCGAAACCGTCGGGAAAACCATTTTCCCTTCCGACGCCGAAGCCATCGATCGTGACGCAGGCGAAACGCTTGCGTTCGTTCGCATGCTCGCAGAGCGTACGGATGTCGAAGCCATAAACTACTACGACCCCACTCTCGGCGCTCTGGTCGGCGTGGATACCTGA
- a CDS encoding T9SS type A sorting domain-containing protein, producing the protein MTRYFTISALLFLLLPAGMLAQHAAQLGAGVALEYDTSASYTVEVGTILNFTLRARDDNGDIIADWDQTGHDVELLVDGSMAEVDSSTRSWNGDSEAYTWLEATVNGTPLVWDSLTHTSQGPRLHYTVGKSLFQNGEASLTFTQTDATEGQEVVLSIAPRWSNLSQDSPDLEFTRGPLENFLVDLTTNIQGSDSVFLLRLYEFIVVPRDRFMNFIKDTTFEVQFSARFPAEFGGCQGLADPFSGTIYITGLTNYFVCSRISRLESRGDELQWILVHSVSHPSISGRTPPYEIIDHPPNPFTLLTPPDSTVLKVWSTDDLEVFTWEKANPQDPYTDIQVSRFNPMTFSDSVRYKISFVDAVTLARAQVFDANHEGRDTCFTCRHRLLAGLIDVISGDPFTQEQDVIWRVEATDGVYLTRSSPPNMDAASRPGFLLILKKDPGVSTAPVLDGQGFTLAQNYPNPFNPSTEITYSIPGSGQVQLVVTDLLGKEVRRLVDGYRAAGSHRVQFNAAGLPSGIYLYRLSWNDQQSTRRMTLLR; encoded by the coding sequence ATGACACGATATTTCACGATATCTGCGCTTTTATTTCTCCTGCTTCCAGCAGGGATGCTCGCGCAACATGCTGCGCAGCTTGGCGCAGGTGTGGCGCTTGAATATGACACGTCGGCATCGTACACCGTGGAGGTCGGGACGATACTGAACTTCACGCTGCGGGCAAGGGATGACAATGGTGATATCATCGCGGACTGGGATCAGACCGGCCACGATGTCGAACTCCTTGTCGACGGCTCGATGGCGGAAGTCGACAGCAGCACGAGGTCCTGGAACGGAGATTCCGAGGCATACACCTGGCTGGAGGCGACTGTCAACGGGACGCCGCTGGTGTGGGACTCCCTTACCCATACATCGCAGGGACCCCGCCTGCATTACACTGTCGGTAAATCCCTCTTCCAGAACGGTGAAGCTTCGCTCACATTCACGCAGACGGACGCAACTGAGGGTCAGGAGGTCGTTCTTTCCATCGCGCCTCGATGGAGCAATCTCTCACAGGATTCCCCTGACCTGGAGTTCACCAGGGGACCGCTGGAGAATTTCCTGGTTGACCTGACGACGAATATACAGGGATCGGACAGTGTTTTCCTGCTGCGTCTGTACGAATTCATCGTCGTCCCGCGGGATCGCTTCATGAATTTCATCAAAGACACCACCTTTGAAGTGCAGTTCTCTGCTCGTTTTCCGGCGGAATTCGGTGGTTGCCAGGGACTTGCGGACCCGTTCTCCGGCACGATTTATATCACCGGTCTGACCAACTATTTCGTCTGCTCGAGGATATCCCGCCTCGAATCGCGCGGGGACGAATTGCAATGGATACTCGTGCACTCCGTCAGCCACCCTTCCATTTCCGGACGGACACCACCCTACGAGATAATCGATCATCCTCCCAACCCTTTTACCCTGCTCACACCGCCTGATTCGACGGTGCTCAAAGTGTGGAGTACGGATGATTTGGAGGTGTTTACCTGGGAGAAAGCCAATCCGCAAGATCCCTATACCGACATTCAGGTTTCCCGCTTCAATCCCATGACATTCTCCGATTCCGTCAGATACAAAATTTCCTTTGTCGATGCAGTGACCCTGGCCCGTGCGCAGGTGTTCGACGCGAATCATGAAGGTCGTGATACCTGTTTTACATGCAGACACCGTCTTCTGGCCGGACTCATTGACGTAATCTCGGGAGATCCCTTCACACAAGAGCAAGACGTCATCTGGCGGGTTGAGGCCACTGATGGTGTGTACCTGACACGCTCTTCTCCCCCGAACATGGATGCGGCAAGCAGACCTGGCTTCCTTCTGATTTTGAAGAAAGATCCCGGCGTAAGTACCGCCCCCGTGCTTGACGGACAGGGCTTCACCCTCGCACAGAACTACCCGAACCCGTTCAATCCTTCCACGGAAATTACGTACAGCATTCCGGGAAGCGGACAGGTACAGCTGGTTGTGACAGATCTTCTTGGCAAGGAAGTGCGTCGACTTGTGGACGGGTATCGAGCGGCCGGTAGTCATCGGGTGCAATTCAATGCAGCGGGATTGCCCTCCGGAATCTATCTCTACAGGCTGTCCTGGAATGATCAGCAGAGTACACGTCGGATGACACTATTGCGCTAA
- a CDS encoding T9SS type A sorting domain-containing protein, which translates to MFALLMLVTSFSVHAQDAGAATDVQLNKMVGIKYTPNGGVIDPAAGSSFGKIGRNVGVNTLVNAPQLPIPNGRLGRSETIIASDPSGTFLVAGWNDAEGFCGPPWNAPCAAPSVPGLSGYAWSGDGGQSWTDGGTPTPHMQNGATWITRGDPWFTTGGPGMKTYYYSNMSVPLVDNSAYGQTGLLIHRGSFKGKNFSFNNSVLIPPTKANGADTYDKEAITAGKNGGTKDMVAVSVTNFIEIFGLPQWGFGQIEVYTSSDRAGSFATHAIVQADEAVTANTGVVNQGSAVAIAPNGDICVAWERGWFYPLAGTPDAPQIVFAKSTDGGASFSPRTTVSDISSGAFFPPTGYNRSNTNDFPRMAIATGDDDPFQGRIYVAYQDSRIANGGPQSVTGGFGNGDTDVYLSWSSDGGATWSAGTLVAGGTHAQFWPAVDVQPDGTVDMVWYDNDGAGIVDVYYAGSEDGGVTFSTPMLVTSSSTDWTNTVANMTPNFGDYIGIASSANRTLACWGDGSAFGYPSVYSAVVAYGTPKNSARNGAVVRSLDLAQNYPNPFNPSTVISYNIASPGYVMLRVYNAVGQQVATLVDGLQSSGNHKIDFDASQLAGGMYMYRLTVGNESVSRSMMLIK; encoded by the coding sequence TTGTTTGCTCTTCTGATGTTGGTGACGTCATTTTCCGTGCATGCGCAGGACGCCGGTGCGGCAACGGACGTGCAGCTGAACAAAATGGTCGGGATCAAATACACGCCGAATGGCGGGGTTATTGATCCCGCAGCCGGGTCGTCTTTCGGAAAGATTGGCCGCAACGTCGGCGTCAACACCCTTGTAAATGCTCCCCAGCTGCCGATTCCAAACGGCCGTCTCGGACGCAGTGAAACAATTATCGCGTCTGATCCATCGGGAACATTTCTCGTTGCAGGATGGAACGATGCAGAGGGATTCTGTGGACCTCCCTGGAACGCACCATGTGCCGCACCGAGTGTACCCGGACTCAGCGGGTATGCCTGGTCGGGTGACGGAGGACAGTCGTGGACCGATGGCGGCACCCCGACGCCGCATATGCAGAACGGAGCGACCTGGATTACACGTGGGGATCCCTGGTTCACCACTGGTGGCCCTGGAATGAAAACCTATTACTACTCCAACATGAGCGTTCCTCTCGTCGACAATTCGGCGTATGGGCAAACAGGATTGCTTATCCATCGTGGCAGCTTCAAAGGGAAGAATTTCTCTTTCAACAATTCCGTACTGATTCCACCGACAAAGGCCAATGGTGCTGACACATACGACAAGGAAGCAATCACAGCCGGGAAAAACGGTGGCACAAAAGACATGGTCGCGGTTTCTGTCACAAACTTTATCGAAATCTTCGGACTTCCGCAGTGGGGATTTGGACAGATTGAAGTTTATACATCCTCCGACAGGGCAGGTAGCTTCGCGACGCACGCAATTGTCCAGGCTGATGAAGCGGTAACCGCGAACACCGGTGTCGTAAATCAGGGATCTGCTGTTGCTATCGCGCCGAATGGCGATATCTGTGTCGCATGGGAACGCGGCTGGTTCTATCCTCTAGCGGGTACGCCCGATGCACCGCAGATCGTCTTCGCGAAATCGACGGACGGTGGCGCAAGCTTTTCACCGCGGACTACGGTGTCGGATATATCCTCCGGTGCATTTTTCCCCCCGACCGGCTACAATCGCTCGAATACGAATGACTTCCCGCGCATGGCAATTGCGACAGGCGACGACGATCCGTTCCAGGGACGCATCTACGTCGCGTACCAGGACAGCCGAATTGCCAATGGCGGTCCGCAGTCCGTCACCGGTGGATTCGGGAACGGGGATACCGATGTCTACCTCAGCTGGTCGAGCGACGGCGGTGCGACATGGAGTGCAGGCACCCTGGTTGCAGGCGGGACGCATGCACAGTTCTGGCCTGCTGTTGATGTACAGCCGGATGGAACCGTGGATATGGTGTGGTACGACAATGACGGTGCTGGAATCGTGGACGTGTATTATGCCGGTTCCGAGGATGGTGGAGTCACGTTCTCTACTCCCATGCTGGTAACCTCATCCTCCACAGACTGGACAAACACCGTCGCAAATATGACCCCGAATTTTGGTGACTACATCGGCATTGCCAGCAGCGCCAATCGCACACTCGCATGCTGGGGTGATGGAAGCGCGTTTGGATACCCGAGCGTCTATTCCGCAGTTGTGGCCTACGGTACGCCGAAGAATTCCGCACGCAACGGCGCAGTTGTCCGAAGCCTGGATCTCGCCCAGAACTATCCCAATCCCTTCAATCCCTCCACCGTGATCTCCTACAACATCGCAAGTCCTGGATATGTGATGCTGCGCGTATATAATGCGGTCGGTCAGCAGGTGGCAACTCTGGTTGATGGGCTGCAGAGTTCCGGCAATCATAAGATCGATTTCGATGCTTCGCAGCTTGCCGGCGGAATGTATATGTACCGCCTGACAGTTGGTAACGAATCCGTTTCCAGAAGCATGATGCTGATCAAGTAG
- a CDS encoding T9SS type A sorting domain-containing protein has translation MKQSNRLAAYARRLTVLLAGMVLTLVALHGQALGQDSDDDGMVLSVENRIVQHVMEVQDYYTEEFLGIEGVFGIGIGTTESGEIALVLLTERELGPEILPEQIEGIPVVERVAGPSKPIAGTSTSSTTTRYTRPVPIGVSSGNYFDCGAGTIGARVTDGTNTYILSCNHVFARYNAASNGNLIMQPGRSDVSCQIIMADTIGRLADFEPLAFSMTANNTMDAALVQTSASMVANFTPQDGYGIPSSTTSTAFLNQSVQKYGKATGLTDGNVIAINTTVIIAYPAGATRFVNQILVEPPRKKAVFTAGGDSGSLVVTNTSGANPIGLVFAMTGNYTVVTPIDVILSRFNVDIDDGSTGPLPVELTYFSGAMVHEDVHLKWRTETELQNHAFRVQRSTDQDSWNDITEIPGGGTSNVPLNYSFVDAGIGSRFSGEKLFYRLLQIDRDGTENYSSILEIEPLPAAPEMQIYPNPVRSDAVTTVRLSTTEPMDGDLHVYDASGRLLPQYSQHLSLYNGSHVVPLTLSSVTPGSYFLEFRSVSTVVRERMIVIR, from the coding sequence ATGAAACAGTCAAACCGACTTGCTGCGTATGCCAGACGTCTGACCGTCCTGCTTGCAGGAATGGTACTGACGCTCGTGGCATTGCACGGACAGGCCCTGGGCCAGGATAGTGATGATGATGGAATGGTACTCTCTGTTGAGAACCGTATCGTCCAGCATGTCATGGAGGTCCAGGATTACTATACTGAGGAATTTCTCGGCATAGAAGGCGTTTTCGGGATTGGTATCGGTACAACGGAATCGGGTGAAATCGCACTCGTTCTGCTGACTGAACGAGAACTTGGTCCTGAAATTCTCCCAGAACAGATTGAAGGAATCCCTGTTGTCGAACGCGTAGCGGGTCCATCGAAGCCAATCGCTGGCACCTCGACGTCATCCACAACGACACGGTATACACGACCTGTCCCTATCGGCGTTTCATCCGGTAATTACTTTGATTGTGGTGCAGGTACCATTGGGGCGCGAGTGACAGATGGAACCAACACATATATCCTATCATGCAATCATGTATTTGCGCGGTATAATGCTGCGAGCAATGGTAATCTGATAATGCAGCCTGGGCGTAGCGATGTCAGCTGTCAAATCATTATGGCAGATACTATCGGACGCTTGGCGGATTTCGAACCGCTCGCGTTTAGTATGACTGCCAACAATACTATGGATGCTGCCCTGGTTCAGACCAGTGCAAGTATGGTCGCGAATTTTACCCCGCAGGATGGGTATGGCATACCTTCGTCAACAACCTCGACCGCATTTCTCAATCAATCGGTGCAGAAGTACGGGAAAGCAACTGGACTCACTGACGGAAATGTGATTGCTATCAATACGACCGTAATTATTGCATACCCTGCAGGAGCAACCCGTTTCGTAAATCAAATACTTGTAGAGCCACCACGAAAAAAAGCCGTCTTTACAGCAGGTGGGGATTCCGGTTCCCTGGTCGTGACTAATACTTCTGGCGCCAACCCGATTGGACTCGTATTTGCCATGACTGGCAACTACACCGTGGTTACGCCCATCGACGTAATCCTCTCACGCTTTAATGTCGATATAGATGATGGCTCAACTGGTCCCCTCCCTGTCGAACTCACCTATTTCTCCGGCGCCATGGTCCATGAGGACGTGCATCTCAAATGGCGCACGGAAACGGAACTGCAGAACCATGCCTTCCGCGTGCAGCGCTCAACGGATCAGGACAGCTGGAACGATATCACTGAGATTCCGGGTGGCGGCACCAGCAACGTACCCCTCAATTACAGCTTCGTCGATGCCGGAATCGGATCGCGTTTCAGTGGAGAGAAACTCTTTTACCGCCTGCTGCAGATCGATCGTGATGGTACGGAGAACTACTCATCCATACTCGAGATCGAGCCCCTGCCCGCAGCACCGGAAATGCAGATATATCCCAATCCCGTGCGCAGCGATGCGGTGACGACGGTCAGACTCAGCACCACCGAACCGATGGATGGCGACCTGCATGTTTACGATGCAAGCGGACGACTGCTGCCGCAGTACTCGCAGCACCTGTCCCTCTACAATGGATCGCATGTGGTGCCACTGACACTTTCCTCCGTAACGCCGGGTTCCTACTTCCTGGAATTCCGCAGCGTGTCGACAGTCGTGCGCGAACGTATGATTGTCATCCGCTGA
- the cfa gene encoding cyclopropane fatty acyl phospholipid synthase, which translates to MQTAADIVRDLLAHADITLNGERPWDMVVHNEQLYDRLLRDRALAMGEAYMDGWWDSEDLGETIRRILSSNLEHAISIRTLILPALKARFTNRQSRSRAAKDVSSHYDRGNALFTAMLDRRMTYSCAYWGEHESLDAAQEAKLDLVCRKIGLQEGDRVLDIGCGWGSFMKFAAERYGAQAVGVTLSKEQVSLGKELCTGWPVEFRLQDYRELDEKFDHIVSIGMVEHVGAANFESFMRVAERCLKDNGLFLLHTIGTRSGRVDPDSWSDRYIFPGSHLPTAGELVTAAGERFIVEDWHNFGVDYARTLDAWFDNFSAHWKGELDAIYDERFYRMWTYFLKSSAASFRARRNHVWQIVFSKRGVDGGYTAVR; encoded by the coding sequence GTGCAAACTGCCGCGGATATCGTGCGAGATCTTCTTGCGCACGCGGATATCACACTGAACGGTGAACGGCCGTGGGATATGGTCGTGCACAATGAGCAGCTCTATGACCGACTCCTTCGCGACCGGGCGCTGGCGATGGGGGAGGCGTACATGGACGGGTGGTGGGACAGCGAGGACCTGGGAGAAACGATCCGTCGCATCCTCTCATCCAACCTCGAACATGCCATTTCGATTCGGACACTGATCCTTCCTGCGCTGAAGGCTCGTTTCACAAATCGTCAGAGCCGATCACGCGCGGCGAAGGATGTCTCCTCGCATTATGATCGTGGAAATGCGTTGTTCACTGCAATGCTCGACAGGCGCATGACATATTCCTGCGCGTATTGGGGTGAACATGAATCGCTCGACGCAGCTCAGGAAGCGAAGTTGGATCTGGTATGCAGGAAAATTGGATTACAGGAAGGGGATCGGGTACTGGACATTGGCTGCGGTTGGGGGAGCTTCATGAAATTTGCGGCCGAACGTTATGGCGCTCAGGCGGTTGGTGTGACCCTGTCGAAGGAGCAGGTGTCCCTGGGGAAAGAACTCTGTACGGGATGGCCCGTGGAATTCAGGCTGCAGGATTACCGCGAGCTGGATGAGAAATTTGATCACATCGTCTCCATCGGCATGGTCGAGCATGTCGGCGCTGCCAACTTTGAGAGTTTCATGCGCGTCGCGGAACGTTGTCTGAAGGATAATGGACTCTTTCTTCTGCATACGATCGGGACACGATCCGGTCGTGTGGACCCTGACTCATGGTCCGACCGCTACATCTTTCCGGGCAGCCATCTTCCGACTGCCGGTGAACTCGTCACCGCGGCAGGAGAGCGTTTCATCGTCGAGGACTGGCACAATTTCGGTGTCGACTACGCGCGTACTCTCGACGCCTGGTTCGATAATTTCTCCGCACACTGGAAAGGGGAATTGGACGCGATATACGACGAACGTTTCTATCGCATGTGGACCTATTTCCTCAAGAGCAGTGCCGCTTCCTTCCGTGCACGCAGAAACCATGTGTGGCAAATCGTATTCTCAAAGCGCGGGGTTGACGGTGGTTACACCGCGGTGCGCTGA
- the ygiD gene encoding 4,5-DOPA dioxygenase extradiol: MDRKSFLKALALAPVTFAGLRMNTLAQFSDLQSAGDGSGSAQRMPVLFLGHGSPMNAIEENSFVQGFRNAAKALPHPTAILCISAHWETQGTHITAMPQPRTIHDFGGFPKELYEVQYPAPGDPALARETGKVVKKASIGMDESWGLDHGAWSVIKHMYPQADVPVLQLSLDVTKPPQYHFELARELDFLRSRGVLIVGSGNIVHNLRRVAWEHLDKKEYAFDWSIEANESMKLHILSGNPEALIDFRSQGSAYDLAIPTAEHFLPLLYVLALRGKSEEVTLFNDHIVGGSISMTSLRLG, translated from the coding sequence ATGGACAGAAAATCCTTCCTCAAGGCGCTTGCCCTGGCACCCGTTACTTTTGCCGGATTACGTATGAATACTCTTGCCCAGTTCTCCGACCTTCAATCTGCCGGCGACGGAAGCGGCTCCGCTCAGCGAATGCCGGTGCTCTTCCTCGGGCATGGGAGTCCGATGAACGCCATCGAAGAAAACAGCTTCGTGCAGGGATTTCGCAATGCCGCGAAAGCCCTCCCGCATCCAACCGCCATTCTCTGCATCTCGGCGCACTGGGAGACGCAAGGGACACACATCACGGCGATGCCGCAGCCACGTACGATTCACGATTTCGGCGGCTTCCCGAAGGAACTGTATGAGGTGCAGTACCCGGCGCCCGGCGATCCTGCGCTCGCGCGGGAAACAGGGAAGGTCGTCAAGAAAGCGAGTATTGGAATGGATGAGTCGTGGGGACTCGATCACGGCGCATGGTCCGTCATCAAGCACATGTATCCGCAGGCGGATGTCCCGGTGCTGCAGCTCAGTCTCGATGTCACGAAGCCACCGCAGTATCATTTCGAACTGGCCCGGGAACTGGATTTCCTGCGCAGCCGCGGTGTTCTCATCGTAGGCAGTGGAAATATCGTGCACAATCTCCGCCGCGTTGCCTGGGAGCATCTCGATAAGAAAGAGTATGCATTCGACTGGTCCATCGAAGCGAATGAAAGCATGAAGCTGCACATCCTGAGTGGCAACCCCGAAGCGCTCATCGACTTCCGCTCCCAGGGAAGTGCCTACGACCTCGCCATACCCACCGCAGAGCATTTCCTGCCTCTGCTGTACGTTCTCGCTCTCAGAGGCAAGAGCGAGGAAGTGACGCTTTTCAACGATCACATCGTGGGCGGTTCCATTTCCATGACCTCACTGCGACTGGGATAG